A region of the Deltaproteobacteria bacterium genome:
CGTAGAAGTCGTAGACGAGCGGCACGGGCTGCGTCGCGCCGAGCGAGGTCGGGCGCGCCTCCCAGTGCGCCGAGACCATGAGGATGCTCTTCGGCTTCGGCATGGCCTTCGCCCAGGCCGCGAGCTCACCCATCCAGACGGCGTCATCGAGCAGGATCGGTGCGCCGTGCGCCGCGAAGATCGCGGGCATCCTGGCTTGGGGTGTCTTGCTCTTGTCGTTCTGGGTCGTCATGGCTTCTCGCTCCCGACGCGAGCACGAGGCCGCCATGAACGGCAAGGCCCCGAGCGCGTACAGCAGTTCTCTTCGGTTCATCGTCATGCCAGGTCGAACACGAGGACCTCGGCGTCCTTCCTACCGTGAAGCGCGAGTCTCGACTCGCCGGTCACCGCTGCCCCATCCCCCGCCTCGAGCGGGGTGCCGTTGAGTGTGACTGAGCCGTGCGCGACCTGAACCCACGCTCGTCGCCCGGGCTCGAGCTCGTGCTCCGCCGATTTCCCTTCCGACAGCTTCGTCGCGTAGAGCGCGGCGTCCTGATGAATCGTGACGGAGCCATCCCTCCCGTCGCGGGACGCGACGAGCGCGAGTCGATCGCGAAGTTGGTGCGGCTCGAAGGCTCGCTGCTCGTAGCCCGGCTCGAGACCTCGCTTCTCGGGAACGATCCAGATCTGGAGGAAATGGACGCGATCGGCCTTCGAGTGATTCCACTCGCTGTGCACCACGCCCGTCCCGGCGCTCATGCGCTGGACGTCGCCCGGACGAATGGTGGAGCCGTTTCCCATACTGTCCTTGTGCCCGAGCGCACCCGAGAGGACGTACGAGATGATCTCCATGTCCCGGTGCGGGTGAGCACCGAACCCAGCGCTCGCGTTCACCCAGTCGTCGTTGATCACCCGCAGGGCGCCGAAGCCCATGTGCGCCGGGTCGTGGTAGTCCGCGAACGAAAAGGTGTGCCGGCTGTCGAGCCAACCCGCGTCGGAACGGCCTCTTTCATCTGCATGCCGAACGGTGATCATCGATTGCGCCTCGACCGATCCCCAAGCATTGGTCGTGCCGACGCGAATAATTATGTATTTTAAATGGCTTATATTTCGCGCTGGCCCACATCGAAACTCGTTTTGATATACGAGCCTATCCTTTTGATAAGTTGCTGTCTGCGCCGCGGACAACTCCGTCCCGCAGAACGATCTGCACCGCTTCGGGACGGAGGTTCAGCCGGAGCCCGCTCCCGCGTACGGCCTGCACCAGGTTCTTCGCCTCGCCGTTCGGCAGGGCCTTCGTAAACGGGTTCGTGAGCTTGTACTTGAGGTCCTTCTGGTCGGGGCTCGTCGGCTTCCTGTTGAGCCCGCCAAGCTTCCAGATGCCCGTGGCCACGTCCGCCATCGAAAGGGCCTCGCCGGGGCGTTGCGCGAGGGCGGCCAGCGCCAGGATCGACTGCGCTGCAGGTGGTTCGGCGGCGCGGTAGGGATGTTTGCAGCGGCAGCGACCGACGCCGGCCTCGGGCGCGCATTCCGCCGCCGCGGAGCAGGTCACCCCGCAGCCGCGGCAGTTGTGGACGTCGCGCGCGAGCTCCGCCTCGCAGCCGTCCTCGTCGTCGTCGTTCTGCTCGAAGCCCGGCAGCTCGTCGAGCTTCTTGCCGGCGCCGGTTCGCTTCCCGTTGCAGTTGGCGAACCCGGGGGCGCACTGGATGAGGCAGGTGCCCGCGCGGCACCGCCAGAGCCATCCCTTCGAGCGCCAGCGTACCCCCTTCGACGCCCGGAATGGCTCTCGCCTCCCGTCCCAGGGAACGACCGTCACCGGCGGGATCGGAGGGCGCGCAGCCGGCCAGAGCCGCGCCCAGAACCGGGAGGCCGACAAGACATAAACGTATGAATGTACGGCTCTTAGACCCCTGAACCCGTGCCGCCGAGCCTCGTCCGAACGGGCGTCGGACGGTGCGATTTCCGTCCGACGCTGTGGGGCCCGTGGGCATGTCGTCGACGGTGGCAGCGGGTCATTGATTGATCAATATTCAGAATTTTAGCTTACATGTTATTTGTTGATTATAAACGTCGGTCTTCCGAAGGTCCGCTACCGGTCCGGGCGCTTCGCCGCGTCGATCGTTCGCTGGAATTCCTGCCGGTCGCGCGCCAGC
Encoded here:
- a CDS encoding dioxygenase — translated: MTTQNDKSKTPQARMPAIFAAHGAPILLDDAVWMGELAAWAKAMPKPKSILMVSAHWEARPTSLGATQPVPLVYDFY
- a CDS encoding pirin family protein — translated: MITVRHADERGRSDAGWLDSRHTFSFADYHDPAHMGFGALRVINDDWVNASAGFGAHPHRDMEIISYVLSGALGHKDSMGNGSTIRPGDVQRMSAGTGVVHSEWNHSKADRVHFLQIWIVPEKRGLEPGYEQRAFEPHQLRDRLALVASRDGRDGSVTIHQDAALYATKLSEGKSAEHELEPGRRAWVQVAHGSVTLNGTPLEAGDGAAVTGESRLALHGRKDAEVLVFDLA